In Mycobacterium stomatepiae, the following are encoded in one genomic region:
- a CDS encoding TIGR00366 family protein: MTTTKSEHVERRGGLMQRLTMLCVRYVERLMPDPYLFAVILTLIVVALVALLVRGATPSGVLKAWYGGVWGAQNIFTFAFQMVLILVTGYTLAEAPVVTRAIIRLASKPTNQVQGALLCFGVSSVFSLLNWGLGLVAGALVARQVAKRLSGVHFGYLIATGFMGYLVWTQGLSSSIALANTDTTSPINVIHKMTGLIVPLRFTIFQPYSWVAVIAMVALVGVTIWRMEPDESLEPDPAVFEEEPVADPPQGRPTFAERLENLWILNVLVFAAGITYFVLSGFALNISSMIMLFTVTSALLHGTPIRFIRAFSGAAKVSGPLLLQYPLYGGIAGLLGYLPPGSSRALQTVLAEALVRGADQYTLPFLTFVGSVIISLFVPSGGGHWAVQGPIAVGSALAIGQHSPAYLGLISMSVAVGEGVANMIQPFWLLPVLAIAKLNVRQVMGFTVIAFLIGFAVAGASVLIAPHVL, encoded by the coding sequence ATGACGACCACAAAAAGCGAACATGTCGAACGTCGCGGCGGCCTCATGCAGCGCCTCACGATGCTCTGCGTCCGGTATGTCGAACGATTAATGCCGGACCCGTATTTGTTCGCGGTCATTTTGACGCTGATCGTGGTCGCACTTGTCGCATTGCTCGTCCGCGGCGCCACACCTTCGGGAGTGCTCAAGGCGTGGTACGGCGGCGTCTGGGGAGCGCAGAACATCTTCACCTTCGCGTTCCAGATGGTGTTGATCCTGGTCACCGGTTACACGCTCGCCGAGGCGCCCGTGGTAACGCGGGCCATCATTCGACTCGCGAGCAAACCGACGAACCAGGTTCAGGGCGCCTTGCTGTGCTTCGGCGTCAGCAGTGTCTTCTCGTTGCTGAACTGGGGGCTGGGCCTGGTGGCCGGCGCGCTGGTGGCGCGTCAGGTCGCAAAACGGCTGTCCGGCGTGCATTTCGGCTACCTGATCGCGACCGGGTTTATGGGCTACCTGGTTTGGACGCAGGGCTTGTCGTCGTCGATCGCGCTGGCCAACACCGATACGACCAGCCCGATCAACGTGATTCACAAGATGACCGGACTGATCGTGCCGTTGAGGTTCACGATCTTCCAGCCCTACAGCTGGGTCGCCGTGATCGCGATGGTCGCACTGGTCGGCGTCACGATCTGGCGGATGGAGCCCGATGAAAGTCTCGAGCCCGATCCCGCGGTATTCGAGGAAGAGCCCGTTGCGGATCCGCCGCAGGGCCGGCCGACGTTCGCCGAGCGGCTGGAAAATCTCTGGATTCTCAACGTCCTGGTATTCGCCGCAGGCATAACGTATTTCGTGCTGAGCGGTTTCGCGCTGAATATCTCGTCGATGATCATGTTATTCACCGTCACCAGTGCGCTGCTGCACGGTACGCCGATCCGGTTCATTCGCGCGTTTTCGGGCGCGGCGAAAGTGTCCGGCCCGTTGCTGCTGCAATACCCGCTCTACGGCGGAATCGCCGGTCTGCTCGGTTATCTGCCGCCGGGCTCAAGCCGAGCGCTGCAGACCGTGCTCGCCGAGGCCCTGGTACGCGGCGCGGATCAGTACACGCTCCCCTTCCTGACTTTCGTTGGCTCCGTGATCATTTCGCTGTTCGTCCCGTCCGGCGGCGGACACTGGGCGGTGCAGGGGCCGATCGCGGTCGGCTCGGCGCTGGCCATCGGCCAGCATTCGCCCGCCTACCTGGGACTGATCTCGATGTCGGTGGCGGTCGGTGAGGGCGTCGCGAACATGATTCAGCCGTTCTGGTTGCTGCCGGTGCTCGCGATCGCGAAGCTCAATGTCCGCCAGGTGATGGGCTTTACGGTGATCGCGTTCCTGATCGGTTTCGCGGTCGCCGGCGCCTCGGTCCTCATCGCGCCCCACGTGCTGTGA
- a CDS encoding allophanate hydrolase: MRPSPTARVGAAYRTIAEADRPEVRITLRDQADALADAAAVEQGLAAGEHLPLAGLPTTAGCREFAYRPATTAVAIERLRAAGAVVLGKTNLDQFGCGLAGTRSPYGAVRNSRHPDLVSGGSSSGSAVAVALGIADIGIGTDTAGSIRVPAALNGLVAIKPTLGIVPTHGVVPACVSYDAVCVLAADLALATTAVAVMAGPDPRDPRGRPWPADVRLAAPDAPRLAIPEAANLAVLSPGYRDAFEQSARLATDAGCSVKPIDISVLLDAALLLYDGAIVAERYAAVGEFLETAPASADPVVGSIIAAARSVTGPAFAADLDALARARADAAGLLDGFDALLLPTTTEHPSLREVGADPVGISRRMGTYTNFCNLLDMAAVTVPIAPTPAGTPVGVTIVVPAFDDQIAADIGARLTGAASTLLAQTGVDLAVFGAHRRRQPLHGQLERLGARFVAEISTADARPGELFRIFEAGLGGFLAAAPAPMALTAIELDDGRSVTGVTG; the protein is encoded by the coding sequence ATGCGCCCCTCGCCCACCGCGCGGGTGGGCGCCGCCTATCGCACGATCGCCGAGGCCGACCGGCCCGAGGTGCGGATCACGCTGCGTGACCAGGCCGACGCGCTAGCTGATGCCGCTGCCGTCGAACAAGGTCTCGCCGCCGGAGAGCATCTGCCCCTGGCGGGGCTACCGACGACCGCGGGGTGCCGCGAGTTCGCCTACCGGCCGGCTACTACCGCGGTCGCCATCGAACGACTCCGCGCCGCCGGAGCCGTCGTGCTTGGCAAGACGAACCTCGATCAATTCGGGTGCGGCCTGGCCGGTACTCGGAGTCCCTATGGCGCCGTGCGTAATTCGCGCCATCCGGACTTGGTCTCGGGCGGGTCGAGTTCGGGTTCAGCCGTCGCCGTCGCGCTGGGCATCGCCGACATCGGCATCGGAACCGATACCGCCGGATCGATTCGAGTCCCCGCCGCGCTGAACGGTCTGGTCGCCATCAAACCCACCCTCGGGATCGTTCCCACCCACGGCGTCGTCCCGGCGTGCGTGAGCTACGACGCCGTCTGCGTGCTCGCGGCCGACCTCGCCCTGGCCACCACCGCGGTCGCGGTGATGGCCGGACCCGATCCGCGCGACCCCCGCGGCCGCCCCTGGCCTGCCGACGTTCGCCTCGCGGCGCCCGACGCGCCGCGCCTGGCGATCCCGGAAGCGGCGAACCTCGCCGTACTCAGCCCCGGCTACCGCGACGCGTTCGAGCAGTCCGCGCGTCTGGCCACCGATGCCGGGTGCAGTGTCAAGCCGATCGACATCTCCGTCCTGCTGGACGCGGCCCTGCTGCTCTACGACGGCGCGATCGTCGCCGAACGTTACGCGGCGGTCGGCGAATTCCTCGAAACCGCACCGGCGAGCGCCGATCCCGTTGTGGGGTCTATTATTGCCGCCGCGCGCTCGGTAACCGGTCCCGCCTTCGCCGCCGACCTGGACGCGTTGGCGCGCGCCCGTGCCGACGCCGCTGGGCTGCTCGACGGTTTCGATGCCCTGCTGCTGCCCACCACCACCGAACATCCCAGCCTGCGTGAGGTGGGCGCCGATCCCGTCGGGATCAGCCGCCGGATGGGCACCTACACCAATTTCTGCAATCTGCTCGACATGGCCGCGGTCACCGTTCCCATCGCGCCGACACCGGCGGGCACCCCGGTCGGGGTGACGATCGTGGTACCCGCCTTCGACGACCAAATCGCCGCCGACATCGGCGCTCGATTGACCGGCGCCGCGTCCACACTGTTGGCTCAAACCGGCGTCGACCTAGCGGTATTCGGTGCCCACCGACGACGACAGCCGCTGCACGGGCAACTCGAGCGGCTTGGCGCGCGGTTTGTCGCGGAGATCTCGACTGCCGACGCCCGCCCGGGCGAATTGTTCCGGATCTTCGAGGCCGGCCTGGGCGGCTTTCTGGCGGCCGCACCCGCGCCGATGGCCCTGACCGCGATCGAACTCGACGACGGCCGCTCGGTCACCGGTGTGACCGGCTGA
- a CDS encoding serine hydrolase domain-containing protein, producing the protein MDGMAKCSVLLLPILLLSACGADQQPSPKTTSAGPPNTEAAKAGSQKVLNDAIDEGAPGCSAAVGVKGTVVWTGVRGLADLATEDPLTPDTVFDIASVSKQFTATALLLLVDAGKLSLDDPLSRHVPELPAWSATVNVGQLMHQTSGIPDYIGLLEAQGFAISDRTTQEQAMRAVAAMPKLTFPPGSQFEYSNSNYLLLGEIVRRVSAEPLPRFLTDQIFGPLGLAMVMDPIGPIPGKAVAYEADGDDYRVTTSGWEQVGDGAIQTTPSQLVHWADNYRTGRLGGAALLDAQLAGAVPTDDGDKYGAGIFLQPNRTLAHDGDWGGFVTAFWMSKDRTTSVAISCNTDDQDPVALAGSIAKLWM; encoded by the coding sequence ATTGACGGCATGGCGAAATGCTCGGTGCTTCTTCTCCCGATCCTGCTGCTCAGCGCGTGTGGCGCCGATCAGCAGCCGTCGCCGAAAACCACCTCCGCCGGACCCCCGAACACCGAGGCCGCGAAGGCGGGCAGTCAGAAGGTGCTTAACGACGCTATCGACGAAGGCGCGCCGGGCTGCTCGGCCGCGGTGGGGGTCAAGGGCACGGTCGTCTGGACGGGGGTACGCGGCCTCGCCGACCTGGCGACCGAAGACCCGCTCACCCCCGACACGGTGTTCGATATCGCGTCAGTGTCCAAGCAATTCACCGCGACCGCTCTGCTGTTGCTCGTCGACGCCGGCAAGCTGTCGCTGGACGACCCACTATCCCGGCATGTACCCGAGCTGCCGGCGTGGTCCGCAACCGTCAACGTGGGACAACTGATGCACCAGACCAGCGGCATCCCGGACTACATCGGGCTGCTCGAGGCGCAGGGGTTTGCGATCAGCGACCGCACCACCCAGGAGCAGGCAATGCGGGCGGTGGCCGCCATGCCGAAGCTGACGTTCCCGCCCGGCTCCCAGTTCGAATACTCGAACTCGAACTACTTACTGCTCGGCGAGATCGTCCGCCGGGTATCGGCCGAACCGTTGCCGCGGTTCCTGACCGACCAGATCTTCGGCCCGCTCGGCCTGGCTATGGTGATGGATCCAATCGGACCGATTCCCGGCAAGGCCGTCGCCTATGAGGCCGACGGCGACGACTACCGCGTCACCACATCCGGCTGGGAACAGGTCGGCGACGGTGCCATCCAGACCACACCCAGCCAACTCGTCCACTGGGCCGACAATTATCGAACCGGCCGGCTGGGCGGCGCGGCCTTGCTCGACGCGCAACTGGCCGGGGCGGTGCCCACCGACGACGGCGACAAGTACGGTGCGGGAATCTTCTTGCAGCCCAATAGAACACTCGCTCACGACGGCGATTGGGGCGGATTCGTCACGGCGTTTTGGATGAGTAAGGACCGAACGACGTCGGTGGCGATCAGCTGCAACACCGATGACCAAGATCCGGTAGCGCTGGCGGGTTCGATAGCGAAACTGTGGATGTAG